A window of Sphingobacterium kitahiroshimense genomic DNA:
TCTCTTTAAAGGTTCTATTTCTATCACTTACTAACTGTTTGTCGTGAAGAAACGATGTATTTCCTGTAACACAATATTAAAATTGGTCTTATTGAATATCAATTGTACTCCGCTTTTATGGAATATCTCTATTTCAGAATCCTTAATTGAGCTCGTGTAGCCAAATAGCTTAATGGAAGGAAATTTTTCTCTAATCCTGTTAGCTGTTTCTATCCCATCCATCAAAGGCATATGTAGATCAATAATGCATACTTGAGGTAATTCGGTACAAGCTTCCAGTTGATCAACTAGCTCTTGGCCATTGCTGCAATTATATAACAGATCAAAAATATTGTTCTGGTCGACGATGGCTCTTATAATAGTGCGCTGCAGGATACTGTCGTCCGCAAATGCAATCTTAATTTTTTTAACCATAATTTTTATCAATATGGAAACTTGGATTTAGTTTGTCGTGTTTTATGGTTTTGAATTTCAATATTTTATTTAATTTTTGTGTTTTTGGTCAATCTTTCTTGTTTTATTCGTTACTAACGAACTCTTTATTTCGGCTTTATCCTCATAGGATAATTTTTCTAGACAAAAGCTGAAGCAACTTTCCATTTCAATTAATATCCATTCTATTTTTGGAGCTACATATAGTTCTTTTTGTAATCTTTTCTCGTTCATCGTTGGTGCGCTTTAGGTTATTAACAATATCTAAAATGGAGCAAATTAATAGTCCAATTCAGACTGCTATTTATGTGTAATCACTTGGTTTTCAGTTGGAAATATTTTTTATCATATTTTGGAGCTATGTATTAGAGGAAGTTTAATTTCTAAAATTTGAGTATTTAGCGGGGATTGTATAATTTTCCATTACCTAAGAAAAAAATACAGTATTTATTATTTTACTAGGAAAAAATTAGTACCTTTGAATAAGGTGAATGTAGTCTGAATTGGACTTCTGCGAATATGGTATTATCTTTATTCACAGATAAATAACGATATAGTTCAATGATTAATTTTGATTTTACCCTGCAGACGCCCAACCCAACAGCCACGATTTTTATTAGAATTTTTGATGAGTTTCAGAAAGAACATCTACTGAAGACTCCACTAAAAATATGTCCGTCCATGTGGGATGAGGAGAAGCAAAGACCTAAAAACATCTATTTAAAGAAATTTAAAAAATTGAATAATAAGCTGGACAATCTGAAAATTGCTATAGCTGAATATTTAGAAAATATTAAAAATACGATGCAACTTTCTCCAAATAGGTTGCAGCAGATTATAAAGAAATATAGCTCAAGCTCAAAAATTGGCTATCCAAAAGATAGTTTGTTAGAGCATATAGAGTCCTATATAAATAGCCGATTGCATTTAATTTCTTCCTCTACATCAAAACGTTATATGGTTTTTCTACATTTGCTTGAACGTTTTGAAGGTAATCGAAAGAGGCATCTTCTTTTGCCCGAGGTTAATGCTTCTTTTGTAAAAGAATTTCTAGAATTTGGAGATTTTGAAGCATATAATAAAAGTACCATTCATCGCACCATCTATTTTGTTAGGACTATTCTTAATTTTCTGGAAAAGAGAGGTGTTCGTACGTATGTTTATGAACTTGAACTTCCGAGGGAGAAGAAATCAAACTTATTTGTCACGCTGAATGAGGATGAATTAATCAGGATCAAAAGAACTGAGGTCCCGGAAGATCTGAAGGCAGCAAAAGATTGGCTTATTATCAGTTGTTATACCGGTCAGCGTGTTTCTGATTTTATGAATTTCAATATGGAGAATATGGAAATTATACATGGAAAACCTTGTATGTCCTTTGTGCAACAAAAGACGCAAAAGGAGATTTTATTGCCTTTACACCCCGCCGCATTGAATATTTTGGCTCAAAATGCTAATATTTTTCCTGAAAAACTTTCCGCCCATAAATACAATTGCCAGATTAAAGAGGTGGTTAAACTGGTGGGGATAAACAATCTTGTTAAGGTCCGGAAAAGATTGGGATTTAGATCAATTGAAATGCTCGTGCAAAAATGGGAGGCTATTGCCAGCCATATCGGACGTAGAAGCTTCGCTTCAAATTTTTACGGTAAGATCCCGACTTCTTTGTTGATGGAAGCTACCGGACATACGACTGAACAGATGTTTCATAGGTATATTTCTACAATTGACACCGAAAGAACTCGGTCTTTAGGGCAATATTTTGAAAAATCATATAAAGATAAATTTTTAGTCGCATAAGTGTTTAGGTTAGAAAGTTAGATGGTGAGCTGGTTAAACTTTGTGTGACTCCGTTACTGGTCACTTGTTACTTCATAGTATTTGATTGTAGTATTTAGTAATTGCAAGGTTAGAAAGCTAGAAGGTGAGTTGGTTAGTAGGTTAGACCTTTTGTTACATTGGGAATTTTATTTTTTTTAGCCTAAAAAGATGCTTTTTTGGATGTAAACCAATGATTTTGGTGATTTTTAAGTGTTTTTTGTCCACTTTTGGTAAAATGCTTAAAATTATTTTTTGTACATTAGTTTAATATGGAATTAGCAAATATTACAAAAGAGAGACTTGTAGAAGCTCAAAAAAATGGATATACTGCAATTATTACGAAGTACAATTCAAATCCTTTGGATCCGATCTGGATCTTTGAAAAAGTAAAAAAAGATCAGTTTTTTCAATTTTCGGAAAACCTTCAGGATACCTATCAGCTGTGCTACCAGATTTCGGAAGCAATTGATACCGTAGAGGAATACCCTTTTATAGGAAAGGTTACTTTGCCAGATTAGGATTGAGAAGCAAAAAAACGAAAAATATACTTATTTAATATGAGAGCCGATTAGGAGAAATCCTATCGGCTTTTTTATTTGTATATTCTAAGGGAATTAAAGCTAGTTCACATCTTATGTTATTGTTATATTCTTTTAAATTGTCAACGAATCGTGATGTTTTCAATCTGTTCCTATATCATCCTATTCTGTTTTAGAAGTATAGGCATATATACAGATCTGTCCATATTGATCTCATGTGCAAATCGGCTGTACTATTATCTTACATTAGAGATAAAACTATTATCCCCCACATTACGGTGATGAGGGGGATCGTTACAGGGAAAGATCACTTATTTATTTAAAAGTCATCACCATTTTTCTTAAATCTTTTTCAGGAGAGGCATGCCAAAACCCGCATTAGAGGGAGGAACCAATTGACCATTTTTTATCTTATATCCCGAAAGATCAACATCATCTGACGTGCTCGTTACTCCTTCAATAGTGACCGTGTTACCTAGTCCGCCTGTGAGATGTGCCGTATAGTATGTCTTAAGTAAAGATCCCCATGCGTGAGGCGATGCCTGCACACTCAATTTCTTCAATTCGGACATCAGCTTTCTCCAGTTTGTAAAACCGAGACCTTCGATATCGGTAAGATGTACATCTAAAAGTTTCTTTTCAAAAAGCTCTTGTAAAAGCTTTGGATCCGGATCGGCTTCACCATCTGCCAATAAGGTAATTCTGCCTGTTTTTTTTATATAACTTCTCAATTTTTGATAATCAGCAACGGTTTCATGGAAGGGTTCT
This region includes:
- a CDS encoding response regulator — protein: MVKKIKIAFADDSILQRTIIRAIVDQNNIFDLLYNCSNGQELVDQLEACTELPQVCIIDLHMPLMDGIETANRIREKFPSIKLFGYTSSIKDSEIEIFHKSGVQLIFNKTNFNIVLQEIHRFFTTNS
- a CDS encoding phage integrase SAM-like domain-containing protein produces the protein MINFDFTLQTPNPTATIFIRIFDEFQKEHLLKTPLKICPSMWDEEKQRPKNIYLKKFKKLNNKLDNLKIAIAEYLENIKNTMQLSPNRLQQIIKKYSSSSKIGYPKDSLLEHIESYINSRLHLISSSTSKRYMVFLHLLERFEGNRKRHLLLPEVNASFVKEFLEFGDFEAYNKSTIHRTIYFVRTILNFLEKRGVRTYVYELELPREKKSNLFVTLNEDELIRIKRTEVPEDLKAAKDWLIISCYTGQRVSDFMNFNMENMEIIHGKPCMSFVQQKTQKEILLPLHPAALNILAQNANIFPEKLSAHKYNCQIKEVVKLVGINNLVKVRKRLGFRSIEMLVQKWEAIASHIGRRSFASNFYGKIPTSLLMEATGHTTEQMFHRYISTIDTERTRSLGQYFEKSYKDKFLVA